From a single Methanofollis sp. W23 genomic region:
- a CDS encoding DUF1614 domain-containing protein: MARRCFFNPFSLLMIGFLFLVLLLLIPFLFLSLIGSAFAKLGFPPGAVLLLLFLTLVGSLVNIPLTTLRTGGPVRMEKTYSPLYGWVYQIPEVAPETTVAINLGGALIPLLVSVYLLGRALLIPGGATVFFLALIGVLVVTLVTHWVARPVPGLGIATPFFVPPLTALIVALVLALFAGGGDAAVIAAPVIAYISGTLGTLIGADLLNLRRLGELGAPMVSIGGAGTFDGVFLSGVLAAFLA; the protein is encoded by the coding sequence ATGGCCCGCAGGTGTTTCTTCAACCCGTTCAGCCTGCTGATGATCGGTTTTCTCTTTCTTGTTCTCCTCCTCCTGATCCCGTTCCTCTTCCTCAGTCTCATCGGTTCGGCCTTTGCAAAACTGGGTTTCCCCCCGGGGGCGGTGCTTCTCCTCCTCTTTCTCACGCTGGTCGGGAGCCTGGTCAATATCCCGCTGACCACGCTCAGGACCGGCGGGCCGGTGCGGATGGAGAAGACCTACAGTCCTCTCTATGGCTGGGTCTACCAGATCCCCGAGGTCGCGCCCGAGACGACGGTGGCGATCAACCTTGGCGGGGCGCTGATCCCCCTCCTGGTCTCGGTCTATCTTCTGGGGCGTGCGCTGCTCATCCCTGGTGGGGCCACGGTCTTTTTCCTCGCCCTGATCGGGGTGCTGGTCGTCACCCTGGTCACACATTGGGTGGCCCGCCCGGTGCCTGGACTTGGGATCGCCACGCCGTTCTTTGTCCCGCCGCTGACCGCCCTCATCGTCGCCCTTGTCCTTGCGCTCTTTGCGGGCGGGGGGGATGCGGCGGTGATCGCGGCGCCGGTGATCGCCTATATCTCGGGGACGCTCGGGACGCTCATCGGCGCCGACCTTCTCAACCTCAGACGGCTTGGAGAACTCGGCGCCCCGATGGTAAGTATCGGGGGCGCGGGCACTTTCGACGGGGTCTTTCTCAGTGGGGTGCTCGCGGCCTTCCTGGCCTGA
- a CDS encoding fibrillarin-like rRNA/tRNA 2'-O-methyltransferase, translated as MIWLDGALVSQGEGGVYGERTVGEYRVWDPYRSKFAAYAMLGGAFDLTADMRVLYLGAANGTTVSHVADYVEVVYAVEFAPRPVQDLLEVCRRRKNIIPIMADAGRPKFYQGVVEKVDLVYQDVAQPDQVRIALANLPFLRPGGTFILMLKTRSVDIRKSPKEVADETVRALEEGGLAVKEVRWLEPYHHDHAAIICEALK; from the coding sequence ATGATCTGGCTCGACGGTGCTCTGGTCTCGCAGGGCGAAGGCGGGGTGTACGGGGAGCGGACAGTCGGGGAGTACCGGGTCTGGGATCCGTACCGCTCGAAGTTTGCGGCCTATGCGATGCTGGGAGGCGCTTTCGACCTCACCGCAGATATGCGGGTGCTGTACCTCGGCGCGGCCAATGGCACGACGGTCTCCCATGTCGCCGACTATGTAGAGGTGGTCTATGCGGTGGAGTTCGCTCCCCGCCCGGTGCAGGATCTCCTCGAGGTCTGCCGGCGCAGGAAGAATATCATCCCGATCATGGCCGATGCCGGGCGTCCAAAATTCTACCAGGGGGTCGTCGAGAAGGTGGACCTCGTCTACCAGGATGTGGCCCAGCCTGACCAGGTGCGGATCGCCCTTGCAAACCTTCCCTTCCTCCGTCCTGGCGGGACCTTCATCCTGATGCTCAAGACCAGGAGCGTGGACATCAGGAAGAGCCCGAAGGAGGTCGCGGACGAGACGGTCCGCGCCCTGGAGGAGGGCGGGCTTGCGGTGAAGGAGGTGCGGTGGCTTGAGCCCTACCATCATGACCATGCGGCCATCATCTGCGAAGCCCTGAAATAA
- a CDS encoding RNA-processing protein: protein MERYWFGDLDEGRWDLAGSDPEALAGRIRTLGPDLLIPEWRLAEESGAVPDREAYLASLRGACIALARERVAEEFSEKDVELLQMVRTLDEVDHIINLLIERAVDWQAVIDPGFTRKYRRGGKALTGRIMRSRSPPLRQVGREIQGLGEMRRRLARDVSRRADVVLPNMSALVGGLVAARVMAAAGGLSSLSRMPAATVQVLGARSALFSHIRGSAPSPKHGVIFQHRRVHNARKDLRGRVARVLAAKLVIAARIDYYRGEVDEAFLEKAQARVDAAGESA, encoded by the coding sequence ATGGAGCGCTACTGGTTCGGGGACCTCGACGAAGGCCGGTGGGATCTGGCCGGGTCTGACCCCGAGGCCCTTGCAGGACGGATCCGGACCCTTGGTCCTGACCTCCTTATCCCTGAATGGAGACTGGCCGAGGAATCCGGGGCTGTTCCCGACCGGGAGGCCTATCTCGCCTCTCTCAGGGGCGCCTGCATTGCCCTGGCCAGGGAGCGGGTCGCGGAGGAATTCTCAGAAAAGGACGTCGAACTCCTCCAGATGGTCAGGACTCTCGACGAGGTCGACCATATCATCAATCTCCTCATCGAGCGCGCGGTGGACTGGCAGGCCGTCATCGACCCGGGGTTCACCAGGAAATACCGCCGGGGCGGGAAGGCCCTGACCGGCCGGATCATGCGGAGCCGTTCCCCGCCATTGCGCCAGGTGGGCCGGGAGATCCAGGGGCTTGGAGAGATGCGCCGGCGCCTGGCGCGTGACGTCTCCAGGCGGGCGGATGTCGTCCTCCCGAACATGAGCGCGCTTGTCGGCGGCCTGGTCGCGGCCAGGGTGATGGCCGCTGCCGGGGGTCTTTCCTCTCTTTCCAGGATGCCTGCGGCGACGGTGCAGGTGCTCGGGGCGCGCTCGGCCCTATTCTCCCATATCAGGGGGAGCGCCCCCTCCCCGAAACACGGGGTGATCTTCCAGCACCGGCGCGTCCACAATGCCCGAAAGGACCTCAGAGGGCGGGTGGCCAGGGTGCTTGCTGCCAAACTGGTCATCGCGGCGCGGATCGATTATTACCGCGGCGAGGTGGACGAGGCATTTCTTGAGAAGGCGCAGGCGCGGGTCGATGCCGCGGGAGAGTCGGCATGA
- a CDS encoding calcium/sodium antiporter — MIIEAIIFIVGIILLVKGADYFVGGGSGLAARFGVSVATIGFTVIAFGTSLPEFVVSINAIIANDGGIALGNVLGSNIANIALVLALCAVINPKIVGSRATSGLMVRETGLMLAATVLFLLLAMRGTLDMLAGGVMLIAFVAILTVLWRSGGAESDSEEVESHGRKDIALTIGGLIAVIIGAQLVVDTSVAIATSLGVPTFIIGLSMVAIGTSLPELATSLVAIMKGEGGISVGNILGSNIFNLLLVMGVGALISPILIGSLTDVLVTLAFSAAVIPLFLFGDRLTRVWGAGLLVAYALYIASIFGLL; from the coding sequence ATGATCATCGAAGCCATCATCTTCATTGTCGGCATCATTCTTCTGGTCAAAGGTGCGGACTATTTTGTCGGCGGAGGGAGCGGACTTGCCGCGCGTTTCGGTGTCTCTGTAGCGACCATCGGGTTCACGGTCATCGCCTTCGGGACCTCGCTCCCCGAGTTCGTGGTGAGCATAAATGCCATCATCGCCAATGACGGCGGGATCGCTCTCGGCAACGTACTCGGCAGCAACATCGCAAACATCGCCCTGGTCCTCGCCCTCTGCGCGGTCATCAACCCGAAGATTGTCGGGAGCCGGGCGACTTCAGGACTGATGGTCAGGGAGACCGGGCTGATGCTCGCGGCCACCGTGCTCTTCCTTCTCCTTGCCATGAGAGGGACGCTCGATATGCTGGCCGGGGGCGTGATGCTCATCGCCTTTGTCGCCATCCTTACGGTCCTCTGGCGAAGCGGGGGGGCCGAGTCCGACAGCGAAGAGGTCGAGTCACACGGGAGAAAGGACATCGCCCTCACCATCGGCGGACTGATCGCCGTGATCATCGGGGCGCAGCTCGTCGTCGACACCTCGGTGGCGATCGCCACCTCCCTTGGGGTGCCCACCTTCATCATCGGGCTCTCGATGGTGGCGATCGGCACCTCTCTCCCAGAACTTGCGACTTCGCTCGTGGCGATCATGAAGGGCGAGGGCGGGATCTCGGTCGGGAACATCCTTGGCAGCAACATCTTCAACCTCCTCCTCGTGATGGGGGTCGGGGCACTCATCTCCCCGATCCTGATCGGGAGTCTCACCGACGTGCTCGTCACCCTGGCCTTTTCCGCAGCGGTCATCCCCCTCTTCCTCTTCGGTGACCGGCTGACCAGGGTCTGGGGGGCCGGGCTCCTCGTGGCATATGCCCTCTATATCGCCTCGATCTTCGGGCTGCTCTGA
- a CDS encoding tripartite tricarboxylate transporter permease, producing MGGPRVCSVVVSLLIGTLVGVVLGVVSGLVPGVHVNTMAAFLLSVSPLLAGALGTVPLAAALVAALITHTFLDCVPSTFLGVPDADTAVMVLPAHALCMEGRGAEAVRVSALGSASAVAWALPLSLLFLGLLPLLQPAIDWGIGLLLIVVACSLVVFSESPEWSAAVFLVSGFLGLFVFRYSFLAWHGGTSVLMPLLSGLFGVAVILSATGGRMPAQAAPVSYPERQEVLRCTFTGSVAGAVVGWLPGLSNATANALLASVIDYGQDRRGYLLATSAANTANAFLGLSALYALGRTRNGVMVALAAFDLPPLSLLLLVAALAATIAYLLTLYCSGAAALFARVRLRPLHTAVVLSVTALSFLLCGPFGLFVLAAATLVGTVPALVQVRRVSCMGAVMLPVILSSLGVVVF from the coding sequence ATGGGTGGCCCCCGAGTCTGCTCTGTGGTTGTCTCCCTCCTCATCGGAACCCTGGTGGGGGTCGTGCTGGGCGTGGTCAGCGGATTGGTGCCTGGCGTGCACGTCAATACCATGGCCGCCTTCCTCCTCTCCGTCTCCCCGCTCCTGGCCGGCGCCCTGGGGACCGTCCCCCTTGCTGCCGCCCTCGTCGCCGCCCTCATCACCCACACCTTCCTGGACTGCGTCCCCTCCACCTTCCTTGGGGTGCCTGACGCGGACACCGCGGTGATGGTCCTCCCTGCCCATGCCCTCTGTATGGAGGGGCGGGGTGCGGAGGCGGTCCGGGTCTCCGCGCTCGGGAGCGCCAGCGCCGTCGCCTGGGCTCTCCCCCTCTCGCTCCTCTTCCTCGGCCTCCTCCCACTCCTGCAGCCCGCGATTGACTGGGGGATCGGGCTCCTCCTCATCGTCGTCGCCTGCTCATTGGTCGTCTTCTCGGAGTCGCCAGAGTGGTCGGCCGCGGTCTTCCTGGTCTCAGGTTTTCTCGGGCTTTTTGTCTTCAGGTATTCCTTTCTTGCCTGGCACGGGGGCACCTCGGTCCTGATGCCCCTCCTCTCAGGGCTCTTTGGGGTGGCGGTCATCCTCTCCGCGACTGGGGGTCGGATGCCCGCCCAGGCCGCACCGGTCTCGTACCCTGAGAGACAAGAGGTGCTCCGCTGCACCTTCACTGGCTCGGTGGCGGGGGCGGTCGTCGGATGGCTTCCAGGACTCTCGAATGCGACCGCCAATGCCCTCCTCGCCTCGGTCATCGACTATGGCCAGGACCGACGGGGATATCTGCTTGCCACCAGCGCCGCGAACACCGCCAACGCCTTCCTCGGACTGTCGGCGCTGTACGCCCTTGGCAGAACACGAAACGGGGTGATGGTCGCCCTCGCCGCCTTCGACCTCCCTCCGCTCTCGCTCCTCCTTCTCGTCGCTGCCCTCGCCGCGACGATCGCCTATCTCCTCACGCTCTATTGTTCGGGGGCGGCGGCACTCTTTGCCAGAGTGAGGCTCCGCCCCCTCCACACTGCGGTGGTCCTCTCGGTCACCGCGCTCTCATTTCTCCTCTGCGGTCCCTTTGGGCTCTTTGTCCTGGCGGCGGCGACCCTGGTCGGGACCGTACCGGCGCTCGTCCAGGTGAGGAGGGTCTCCTGCATGGGGGCGGTGATGCTCCCGGTCATCCTCTCCTCTCTCGGGGTGGTGGTCTTTTAA